From the Eschrichtius robustus isolate mEscRob2 chromosome 3, mEscRob2.pri, whole genome shotgun sequence genome, the window CGACTTCCAGTGGCCTCCGGACACGCCACAGAATGGCCTCTGTCTCCCAGGCCCTGAGAGAGGAACTTTATCTGGAGTCTGGACCCTCTCCTGTGCAGGACCTACCACGTGATTGGTGGTGTCCAGTGGAAAACTATTGAAAAATTATTAAggatttcaagatggcaacagcagagcattaagcCAGGTGTGGGCCCCCCAGTGCAGAGCCCTGTGGACTGCTCAGGTGCCAGGCCGACAAAGCCGGCCTgagtccgtgtgtgtgtgtgtgtgtgtgcacacacattctCTTCTCATTCACGCTCCGCGACCCTGCCCAGAGTCCACTCTGAGGGGACAGCCACCAGCTATTAGGAGAATTATGGCTCTGCAGCTCCCTCCTCCCTCGGGCTTCCAGTTCTCTGCACTTCAGTGGAGGCCTCTAAGGGGGTAGCCTACGAAATACTAAAGTGGCACTGGGCCTGGGCTCTGAGGGGCTGAGAAAGCAGCGCTGGGATGGCAGGTGGCCGGCTCCAAGTCTTAGCACCGTTGTGGTCCCCACTTTGTTCTTAGGGAGAAGGGAATTGTTTACCTCTTGGTTTGGGGTGAAAGTGGGTGAGGGGTCGATTCTCTGACTGGAGCAGTGCTAACCAGTGCCAACCAGTGTCCTGCTCTGCTGTAGGGAAGATCTAGGTTATTTCTCCAGAGCAACCTCTGGCTCTTGGCTGAGCTGGTGCCCAAGAAGGATGCTGAAGCTTTAAGGCCTGAGATAACTGGCTGGGATGTGGGGTAGCTGGTGCCCACAACACACACAGGTATCCATAGCTGGAAGGTCACATTCCAGCCCAGAGGCCACCTTTGCTGGGTCCTGCCTTGCTCTGCCTGGTGGGTAAGGTCTACTGGAGCTAAGAACAGAGGGAAATGGGCCAAAGCAGAGCTGAAGGCAGCAGTGGGACACTCTGTGGCCCGGGAGCAGGAGTCGGCCAGTGGGCTGTGCAGGCTGAGAGGCTTGGGTCCTGCCCAGCAACATTCCTCCTCTGGGACATGGGCTAAGCTCAGGTCTCAGCTCTGAACCTGAGTTGGGGGTAAGAAGGTGCTAAAATCAATGCTTTAGGCCCTGGAAAGGTTGACAAACCTACAGGCAATGAGTGCACAGGGTGGACAGACTGACAAACAGTGCCATGCAGGCCATCAGTAAGCGAAGGAGCGTAAGCCAGGGAGAGCACGCAGGAGTCTCCTGTGTGTGCCAGGACGGAGAAGCGGGGCAGCATTTTAGGGCAAGTACTGGTGTGTGTGGGCACATGATCATGCGCGTGAGTGTGAAGTGTTCAGAGCTGCTTTCTCGAGAGGGGGCTCTAAGGGTCAGCTGGCTGACCTGGGCATCCAGGGCCCTTCCAGCTGGGTCAGACTCAGGCTGGCTCTCTGCCCAGGGGTCCATCTatggggctggagagggtgtcACCGGGGAGGGAAAGAAAGTATAAAGGCCGgctttataaataaatgtataatttattatacatttattatacAAAGTATAAATGTGTCCCGCATTCACTAGTGTCTGGCTGATGGGGCAAGGGCACAAGGTCACTAACCTTCCTGCTCCTGTCCTTGCTGGCCTCCTGCCAGCTCACGCCCTGACCCCCCACCTGGCCCAGTCCCTGCCCAGTGATACTTTCTGGTTCCCCCAGGCTGGCAGGGCCCCTGTCCTAAGCATAGCTTGACAGTTTCCTGGTCAAAAAAAGGAATTCCAGAGTGAGGTGCATGCCTCCTGGACACACAGgtggactacatttcccaactTCCCCCGCTGCTCTGTGTGACCATGTGACCAAGtgctggccaatggaatgtgggcAGAAATGAGGCACACCGTCCTAGGCCAGGTCCGTAGAAACCTGCTGGGGGACCTTCCACCCGCACTCATCCCGTCTGCTGACTGGATGTTGATGCCCCAGGACAAACTGGGAAGAAACTCATTGAAGATGTCAGAGCCTGGGTCTCTGAATCAGTGTATAGAGCAAAGCCTCCACACCCACCTTCACCTCCACCTGAGGtgagacacagaaagaaagaaacttttctTAAGTTAAGCCACTGAGAGTTCAGGGTTTACCTGGTACAGCAGATGGTGTTACCTCAGCTAACACGTACAGGCTCTGACTGAAGTCACTTGAGGTCCAGGGCCCAGCTGAGGCACCCCCTCTCCCCAATCACACTCCACGGTTGCTGCAgaagggggaagggcagggggagACTGGGGAGATGCTTGAGCCCTCAGGCCTTGCGCATACAGTTCCTCAGTTTCCAGAAACCCAGACTCctagggcagagggaggaggccaGAGGACAGCCAGACGCCCTCAGACGGCTGCCCTACCGAGCCTTGTGCCCCACCTCACTGCCAAGAATTCCACAAGGAAAGTGCTCTGGGGGCGGGAGCCTTCTCAGGCCACCATTCTCCCTGACTAGGACCCTCTGGCCAGTCCTCGGGATGAGATCAATATTCCTGTCCCAGCCTTGGGCCCTGGGTCCTGCTCTGGGTCACCTGAGGGTCGGGAGTGCCCACTCATCATGCCACCACCCCTCAGCTGGGGGGGTCCTCTGGGGGGTTGGGGAGCAGGCCAGCTGCCACCTGGTCCTGGTGCCACAACTGCTCTGCCAGGCCGTTGAGCACGTGGGCAATGTCGGCCAGCCCAGCCCGCCCATCCAGCGTGCGTCCATCTGCCAGCCGTCGCCCTGGCACACTCTTCACCCGCAGGAGGGGCAGCTCCCAGGCCTGCCGGAAGGCTGTGAGGTCACGCTCAGGCACGTCCGTGTGCATATACTGGTCAAATCTGGAGGAGGGTCAAGGAGCCTGTCCGGTCGCCTCTGCTTACCACCCCATCAAACCcagccttctccctcctcccttgccCCCCACACCCAGGGTCTGGGGGAGGCCCTGTTGCAGCCTTTAAGATAAAGCCCATGGGGCTGGACCCCATAGCTGGGCAGAGGCAGGCTGCCTGACACCCTTGCTCCGTGCCTTGCCAAGTGTGGCCTCTGACAGTCCTAGGGGCCACCCAAAGGATACTTGGAGCCGATGACCAGCCTGACCACACCAGGGGCCTCGCCTGCTACTCGGGCCAGCTGTCCAGGGAGGTCTTCAAAGGAGGCACGGTCagtgaaggagaagaggaagaggaaagcatCTGTTTTCTCCTGGCAAGCCTGGGGATAGAGAGGCTGATGAGAGGCTGATGCGAGGCTTGTAACCAGAACCTGTCGGCTGCAGGGCCCTGAGAAGTCTCAGCACCATCCCTCCTTTCACAGACTGGGAAACTGCGGCCCAGGGCAGGGAGTGGCTGGTCCCAGGGCAGAGCTCTCCCAGCCCGGGCAGCATCCTCAGTCCATTCATGCCCACTTCTGGCTCATGCAGACCAGGCAGGCCAGGCTCAGACGCCTGTGCTCAGAAGCCCACCTCAGGCAACCAGCCCCTCCTGGACCCACCCAGGCCCACCTTCCTGCTCACCGGCAGCATGTGATCAAACTTTTTGAGCGCAGACTCCCCGCAGTCCCAGAACTCAAAGCGGAACATGACAACACGGTCGCTGGCCTGCAGCTTGGCCGGCCAAAATACCACGGTGGTCTGGATGCCTGGGGAGGCCGGGGTCAGTCACTCAGCATgggagaggtggaggtggagaggaGTAGGGGGCCCAGAAGGAACAGGAAGAAGAGATATGTCCCTACCTTAATGGGTCCTCAGTCTGATGGGGAAGGCATAGTCCCTGACATGGGAGAACTCTCAGTCCTATGGGGGAAACTGCCCTGCTCCAGAGGAGCCTCCAGTCTACCAGGGAGAGGCAGCCCTAGCCCTAGCCATGACAAAGTAGTTTCCTTCTTGTGCACTGGGGAAGCCAAAGGTCCCAGAATACTCTCAGATATTGCAACATGATGGTCAATCAGCATCCAGTGGAAGGAAACAAGAAAGGAAGATCAGTGTTTTCTGAGCACCTACCTTGTGCCAGCTCAATGCTAGGCATGTTACCACCACTATCGCTAGTACCAACCCCACCACGACCCCAAGGGGTTGGTACTATCATCCCTTTTGGACAAAGGAGCCAATgtaggttcagagaggtgaagtgactttccAAGGTTGCAGAGTAAACGGTAAGGCTGGTTACAAATCCTAGCTTATGTGGTCCAGGGCAAGTCTTTTCTCCACCCCAGGGAAGGCCTCCTAGGAGGGACTCACCAGTGGTCTCGTGGTGCACGACGGGCACCTCCAGGCCAGCCAGCTTGGCCACCAGCGCTGTCTTGCCCACACCACTCTTCCCAGACACAAAGATCTTGTAGCTGGCGGTGTCAATGGCCACAGGCGGGGGCAGCACTGGTCGCTCGAGCAGCCCTGGGGCAAGGAGGGATCCAGATGGGGTCAGGGAGTCAACATGCACTTGCCCCATCATACCTTGGGTGTACAACCTCATCTCTCAGAGCTTTTTCAGTGCCAACCAACCATCCCCTATACAGCACTCATGACAGAGGCCTGGGATACAAGCAGCATCCCCGGAGGAGAAGCTCTGCTGGGAACacctttgctctgtgaactgggcCAGTGCCTACTCCAAATAACaccatttttcaaaaaaagtttGATGCATgagatgatttttattattttattttattttttgccgcaccacgcggcttgcgggatcttagatcCACCCCCCCGACCACGGATCACACCCAGGACCTGGcggtgaaagcactgagtcctaaccactggaccaccagggaattccctgatatgGTTTTTATTAATACTATCACATATCCTAGATTTCCCACAGGTAAAAGAAAGGTTTTTCCTAATTCTCTCCTCAGTGGAGAAATATCAGCAGAAGTATTCTTAATTAATATAAACTCCTTAGAATAAATACAGTGAGATATTTATgaatgtttacttatttatttatttattctttttttttttttttcggtcccaccgtgcagcgtgtgggatcttagttccctgaccagagactgaacccaggcccacagaagtgaaagcgccgagtcctaaccactggatcgccctgaatgtttttaatttaaaacttgcaaaaaataaagtctaaactATGATCCATCTATAGGCGTAGGACCTCAAAGTCCTAAATTGTGGGTTGCCTGTCACTCTCTGGTCTTAAGCTTTCTGGTGTTTTGTCTCTCCTGGCCAGAGCTGGACTCCTGCAGCCGATGCCAGGCCCCTCTGCTGGCCTGTCAGCTGACCTTGCCTGGGTGAGTTAGCTTCATCCTGGGGAACATGAGTGTCTTATCCTGGAGACAGCAGGATATGGAAGAGGCTTGTCTCTACTCACTATGGGATCTTGGACAAGTCTGCAACGTGCTGTTGAGAAGGTTAAATTGGAGTCCATTGTATAAAGTGCCCAGCAGAGGGCCTGCCACCAGGTGAGGCCTCAATCAACAGCCTCTCTGGTGATAGTGGTTCCTGGCAGGGTTCTGGCTGTTTCCATGGCTCTGATGACAGAATTAACTCTAAggaggtttgggggtggggaccCCAGGATAGGGCTTCTGGGGTCCCCAAGGTTGAGGAGTGCAGTGGAGCAGGCCCTCACTGCCCTGCTTCTCTGCTCCAGGCCCCCCACCACAGGGGACACTATTCTCCCCAGGGAGTGGCAGGtgacaggctgggggaggggggcacttACCAAACACCCGCCGTCGGTTCTTGCGCAGGATGCAGGCCAGGTACTCCTTGCCCTCGGCGCTCTCGTGCCAGTCTGGGACAATCACTGAGCCTGGGGCGGGTAGTCTGGCCATGGCTGGGCCACCTGACGGGGAGGGGAGATGGTAGAATGCTGAGAGTAGGGGATGGGAGAGGGTAACTGTTCCAAGCTGTACCTGTGAGGCCTCTTAACCTGCCTTCGGACTCTCCCCTGGAGCCCCAGCTCCCTCCTTGGAGGATGGAGCAATTATGGAGCCCCACCCTTCTCATTATTACGACTAACATTTTTGGAATCCAAGCTCCCTTTCAACATCCTGAGGGGTTACACACCCCCGTCCCCCTCTTATCACCCAGAAGGTGCAATTCCATAGTCCTTTCTCCTCCGTATTGCTCCCTGGGGGACAGCCCATTATTGCCCCAGAGGGCATTTACACAGTCCCTAGCTCCCTTGTCTCCTCCGGGGGGCGGGGAGTCACACAGACCTgcttctcctctgcctcctggATCCTGACTCCCAGGCCCACCCAGCCCTCACCATCAGCAGTCCCCGCGGGCGAATGGGCCCGGGTGGAGACCGCCCCTTTAAAAGCCCGCCCAGCGCTCCCGCCCCCCAGCACGCGGGGTCAGCTTCCGCCCTGCTTGCGTCCGGCTTCGGCTCAAGCCGCCAGCCCAGGCGCCGGTGCTTGAGGCGCATGTGCGGAGGCTGTTGTCATGGAGACGCGGGGGGCGGGGTTGGGCTGCCGGGTTCCACGTAGGTTTGGTCTCTCCTATGTGTGCAGCCAGTCCGGCTCAGAGACACCCTGGACAGGGACTTGCCCTCTGGGCCATGGATCCTCTTCACATTGCTCAGTCCCAGCCCCAGTCTTTCCTCCAAAACTTGATCAAATCCCCCTTCTCCAGGAGCCTTCCCTGCCTCTTTgctcctcagtttcctcttccataAAGTGGAGGTAAAATACTATTACCTCCTAGGGTTCTTTACGACACTGCCTGGTCCATAGCAGTGCTCAATaagttttcttattattgttgttacttaTTCCTGCTCGGCAGGAACTCGATATGAATTAAACACCACTggcttcacagatggggaaaaagCTGCTGAGAGATGTCAACGAACTTGCTCAAGGTCTTAAAAATGAGTCAGAGGCTCTCCAGTCactcattgattgattgattgattgatgtcactcattcaacaaataataacTGAGCGCCTACTGTATGCCTGGACTGTTCCAGCTGCTGGGAATACAATGGCAACAAgaagtccctgccctcctggagctgacATTTCAGCACTGAGGCCATGAGCCCTTCTCCACCGTTCCAACACTGGGCACCAGGCCTGTTACCCTGAAGATTTCCAACACTGGGCATCAGGCCTGTTACCCAGAAGacgggtgctcagtaaatgcccaTTAGTTGGATAGGACGCAAAGTGGGTCATTACTGACAGGTTGTCTattacactgtctttttttttttggctgtgttgggtcttcgttgctgcacgcagggtttctctagttgcggcaagcaagagctactcttcgttgcagtgtgcaggcttctcagtgcggtggcttctcttgttgcggctctaggcacgcgcgctcagtagttgtggctcgtgggctctagagcgcaggctctgtagttgtggtgcacggtgtcagttgctctgcggcatgtgggatcttcctggaccagggctcaaacccatgtcccctgcattggcaggcggattcttaaccactctgccaccagggaagtcctctgtaagttttgttttgttttgttttgttttaattaattactttatttattaatttatttttggctgtgttgggttttcgtttctgtgcgagggctttctctagttgcggcgagtgggggcccctcttcatcgtggtgcgcgggcctcctactgtcgcggcctctcccgttgcgg encodes:
- the CPLANE2 gene encoding ciliogenesis and planar polarity effector 2, translated to MARLPAPGSVIVPDWHESAEGKEYLACILRKNRRRVFGLLERPVLPPPVAIDTASYKIFVSGKSGVGKTALVAKLAGLEVPVVHHETTGIQTTVVFWPAKLQASDRVVMFRFEFWDCGESALKKFDHMLPACQEKTDAFLFLFSFTDRASFEDLPGQLARVAGEAPGVVRLVIGSKFDQYMHTDVPERDLTAFRQAWELPLLRVKSVPGRRLADGRTLDGRAGLADIAHVLNGLAEQLWHQDQVAAGLLPNPPEDPPS